The Streptomyces sp. NBC_01298 genome contains the following window.
GGATCGCGGTGAGCGAGTACGCGCGGCGCACGCTGGTCGAGCACCTGGGCGGGGACGCGGTGGTCATCCCCAACGGCGTGGACGTGGACTTCTTCGCCAAGGCCGAACCGAATCCGGCCTGGTCCGGCCAGACCCTCGGCTTCATCGGCCGCATCGACGAACCCCGCAAGGGGCTGCCCGTCCTCATGGCGGCCTTCCCGGCGATCGTGGCGGCATGCCCGGACGTACGCCTCCTGGTGGCGGGCCGCGGCGACGAGGAGGAGGCGGTCGCCTCCCTGCCCGCCGAACTCCGCTCCAGGGTCGAGTTCCTCGGCATGGTCTCCGACGAGGACAAGGCGCGGCTGCTGCGCAGCGTCGACCTGTACGTGGCCCCGAACACGGGCGGCGAGAGCTTCGGCATCATCCTCGTCGAGGCGCTCTCGGCCGGGGCGGCCGTCCTGGCCGCCGACCTCGACGCCTTCGCGCAGGTCCTGGACCAGGGGGCGGCCGGGGCCCTCTTCTCGAACGAGGACCCCGACTCCCTGGCGGCATCGGCGATCGCGCTCCTGCGCGACCCCGCCCGCCGCGAGGAACTGAGCGCGCGCGGCTCGGCCCACGTACGCCGCTTCGACTGGTCCACGGTGGCGGCGGACATCCTGGCCGTCTACGAAACGGTGACCGACGGCGCGGCGGCGGTCGCGGAGGACGAACGAGTCCCCCTCCGCACCCGCCTGGGCCTCTCCCGCGACACCTAGCCCCTCCGGCCTCCGGCCCGGGTGCGGCCGCGCCGGCCCGCCTGCGCGGGAGCCCGGCTGTGGGTGTGCCGCTGCGCGGGGCGAGGTCCCCTACCCGCCCTTCGCCCGTTCCCCGGGGCTCCGCCCCGGACCCGTTGCCGTGTGCGGCGCCGTTCCCGGGGGCCAGCCCCCGGACCCCCGCTCCTCAAACGCCGGAGGGGCTGGATTTCGGCTGGCCACGGCTGTGCCCGTACGACGCCGGATTGCCCGGAGGGCAATTTCAGCCTCGCCGGCGTTTGAGGCGCGGGTCCGGGCGGAGCCCGGGGAACGGTGGAAGGGCGGGTAGGGGACCCAGCCCCGCAGGGCCAACCCAGCCGCACCCGCCCACCGGGCCCCACACCAGGCGGCGGTGGCGGAAACACCGCCCGGCCACCGCCGGACGGAGTCCGGCGCAGCGGCGCGAAGCCGGTGAGGCCCGCCAGGGCCGAGGCGCGCGAGCGGCGCGTCGAAAGGTAAGGTCGCGGCCCGTGATCGAAACCCTTGTGTGGATTGCCCTCGGCCTCGGCCTCGTCGGGGTTTACCTCAGCTGGACCGCCGGCCGCCTCGACCGTCTGCACTCCCGGATGGACGCCGCCCGCGCCGCCCTCGACGCCCAGCTCGTCCGCCGGGCGTCCGTGGTGCTGGAGGTCGCGACCTCCGGGGTGCTCGACCCCGCCTCCTCCCTCGTCCTGTACGAGGCCGCGCACGCCGCCCGCCAAGCGGAGGAGGAGCACCGCGAGGTCGCCGAGAGCGAGCTCAGCCAGGCCCTGCGCGCCGTCTTCGCCGACGTGGAGCAGGTCGACGCGCTCAAGGCCGCCCCGGGCGGCGCGGAGGCCGCGGAGGAGCTGGCGGCCGCGGTCCGCCGGGTGCCGATGGCACGCCGGTTCCTCAACGACGCCGTCCGCGCGGCCCGCGCCCTGCGCCGGCACCGCAAGGTCCGCTGGTTCCGGCTGGCGGGCCACGCGCCCTTCCCGCTGGCCTTCGAGATGGACGACGAGCCTCCGGTGGATCTGGCCGAGCGGCCGTAACTTGTACCCAATGGCCAAATCGCGAGGAGCCACCGGCTGCACATTGGCCCTTGCCGTGGACTGGTCGAGAGGGTTTCCTCGGTCCAGTACCACCAGGTCGTACGACCAGATCGCCCTGGCGATCGCCAGTAGCGCCTGAATCTTCCTTTCGAGTGAGGTCAATCCGTGAGCACGCTTCCCTCCACCCCGCAGTCCGCCGAGTCGGCGATCGGCACCTCCCGCGTCAAGCGCGGCATGGCCGAGCAGCTCAAGGGCGGCGTGATCATGGATGTGGTCAACGCCGAGCAGGCGAAGATCGCCGAGGACGCCGGCGCCGTGGCCGTCATGGCCCTGGAGCGGGTTCCCGCCGACATCCGCAAGGACGGCGGCGTGGCCCGGATGTCCGACCCGAACATGATCGAAGAGATCATCGAGGCCGTCTCCATCCCGGTCATGGCGAAGTCCCGCATCGGCCACTTCGTCGAGGCCCAGGTGCTCCAGTCCCTCGGCGTCGACTACATCGACGAGTCCGAGGTCCTGACCCCGGCCGACGAGGTCAACCACTCCGACAAGTGGGCGTTCACCACCCCCTTCGTCTGTGGCGCCACCAACCTGGGCGAGGCCCTGCGCCGCATCGCCGAGGGCGCGGCCATGATCCGCTCGAAGGGCGAGGCCGGCACCGGCAACGTCGTCGAGGCCGTTCGCCACCTGCGTCAGATCAAGAACGAGATCGCCCGCCTGCGCGGCTACGACAACAACGAGCTGTTCGCCGCCGCCAAGGAGCTGCGCGCGCCGTACGAGCTGGTCAAGGAAGTCGCCGAGCTCGGCAAGCTCCCGGTCGTGCTGTTCTCCGCCGGTGGCGTCGCCACCCCCGCCGACGCCGCGCTGATGCGCCAGCTCGGTGCCGAGGGCGTCTTCGTCGGCTCCGGCATCTTCAAGTCGGGCGACCCGGCCAAGCGCGCCGCCGCCATCGTGAAGGCCACCACCTTCTACGACGACCCGAAGATCATCGCGGACGCCTCCCGCAACCTGGGCGAGGCCATGGTCGGCATCAACTGCGACACCCTCCCCGAGTCCGAGCGCTACGCCAACCGCGGCTGGTAATCACCTCATGACGAACACCCCCGTAGTTGGTGTCCTGGCACTCCAGGGCGACGTACGGGAACACCTGATCGCCCTGGCCTCGGCTGACGCCGTGGCCAGGCCGGTCCGGCGTCCCGAGGAGCTCGCCGAGGTCGACGCCCTGGTGATCCCCGGCGGCGAGTCCACGACCATGTCGAAGCTCGCCGTGCTGTTCGGCATGCTGGAGCCGCTGCGCGAGCGGGTGCGCGCCGGGATGCCGGTCTACGGCACCTGCGCCGGCATGATCATGCTCGCCGACAAGCTCCTGGACGGCCGTGAGGACCAGGAGACCCTGGGCGGCATCGACATGATCGTGCGCCGCAACGCCTTCGGCCGGCAGAATGAGTCCTTCGAGGCGCAGGTCGACTTCGCCGGCATCGAGGGCGGCCCCGTCGAGGGCGTCTTCATCCGGGCCCCCTGGGTCGAGTCCGTCGGCGGCGCCGCCGAAGTGCTCGCCACGTACGACGGTCACACCGTCGCCGTGCGCCAGGGCAATGTCCTCGCCACCTCGTTCCACCCGGAGCTCACGGGTGACGACCGGGTCCACGCGTACTTCGTCGACATGGTGCGCGCGGGGCTGTAACGGCGTCCCGGTAGGATCTGAGGCGAACATTGTTGGTGACGCGAAGGAGACAGGCAGATGTCCGGCCACTCTAAATGGGCTACGACGAAGCACAAGAAGGCCGTGGTTGACGCCAAGCGCGGCAAGCTCTTCGCGAAGCTGATCAAGAACATCGAGGTCGCGGCCCGTATGGGCGGCGCCGACATCGATGGCAACCCGACCCTCTTCGACGCCATCCAGAAGGCCAAGAAGAGCTCGGTCCCGAACAAGAACATCGACTCCGCGGTCAAGCGCGGCGGCGGCCTCGAGGCCGGCGGCGCCGACTACGAGACGATCATGTACGAGGGCTACGGCCCGAACGGCGTCGCGGTGCTCATCGAGTGCCTCACCGACAACCGCAACCGTGCCGCGTCCGACGTACGGGTCGCCATGACCCGCAACGGCGGTTCGATGGCCGACCCGGGCTCGGTCTCGTACCTGTTCAACCGCAAGGGCGTCGTGCTGCTGCCCAAGGGCGAGCTGTCCGAGGACGACGTGCTGGAGACGGTGCTCGAGGCCGGCGCCGAAGAGGTCAACGACCTCGGCGACCAGTTCGAGATCATCAGCGAGGCCACCGACATGGTCGCGGTCCGTACCGCGCTCCAGGGCGCCGGCATCGACTACGACTCGGCCGACTCCAACTTCCTGCCGACCATGCAGGTCGAGCTGGACGAAGAGGGCGCGCGCAAGATCTTCAAGCTGATCGACGCGCTGGAGGACAGCGACGACGTGCAGAACGTCTTCGCCAACTTCGACGTCTCGGACGAGGTCATGGAGAAGGTCGACGCCTGATCCGGGCGCAGACCGCTCAGAGTGTCGCGCAGCGGGCCGACGGGGACACACCCCGTCGGCCCGCTGCTTTGTCGGTGCCGCCCGATAACCTGCGAAGCTGCACGTACGGGAGATCGAGGGAGGGGGGCTGCGGTGCGCGTACTGGGCGTTGACCCGGGGCTGACCCGGTGCGGTGTCGGCGTGGTCGAGGGGGTGGCGGGCCGTCCCCTGACGATGCTGGGCGTGGGCGTCGTACGGACGCCCGCGGACGCCGAGTTGGGCAACCGGCTCGTCGGCATCGAGCAGGGCATCGAGGAATGGCTCGACGAGTACCGTCCCGAAGTCCTCGCCGTGGAACGGGTGTTCAGCCAGCACAACGTCAGCACGGTGATGGGCACCGCCCAGGCCAGTGCCGTTGCCATGCTGTGCGCCGCGCGCCGCGGGATACCGGTCGCGCTGCACACCCCGAGCGAGGTCAAGGCCGCCGTCACCGGCAGCGGTCGCGCCGACAAGGCGCAGGTCGGAGCCATGGTCACCCGGCTGCTGCGGCTGTCCGCCCCGCCCAAGCCCGCCGACGCCGCGGACGCCCTCGCCCTGGCCATCTGCCACATCTGGCGCGCCCCCGCGCAGAACCGCCTCCAGCAGGCCGTCAACCGGCATGCCAGCGCCCTGAAAGGCCGCACCACATGATCGCCTTCGTCAGCGGCCCGGTCGCCGCGCTCGCCCCCAACCTGGCCGTCATCGAGGTCGGGGGAGTGGGCATGGCCGTGCACTGCACGCCGAACACCCTCGCGGGCCTGCGGACCGGTGAGCCGGCCCGGCTGGCGACGTCCCTGGTCGTACGGGAGGACTCGCTGACGCTGTACGGCTTCGCCGACGACGACGAGCGCCAGGTCTTCGAGCTCCTGCAGACCGCCAGCGGGGTCGGACCGAAGCTCGCGCAGGCGATGCTGGCGGTGCACAGCCCGGACGCGCTCCGCGCAGCCGTCTCGGTGGGGGACGAGAAGGCGCTGATGGCCGTCTCCGGCATCGGGAAGAAGGGCGCGCAGAAGCTCCTGCTGGACCTCAAGGACAAGCTCGGCGCGCCGCTGGGATCGAGCGGCCTGGTCGGCGCGCAGCGCGCGGCGGCCTCCGGCCCGGCGCCCTGGTCGGAGCAGCTCTCCGCCGCCCTGATCGGCCTGGGCTACGCGCCCCGCGACGCGGAGGACGCGGTCTCGGCGGTCACCCCCCAGGCGGAGGCCGCGATCGCCGCCGGCGGCGCGGCCCCGGTTCCGCAGCTTCTGAGGGCGGCCCTCCAGTCCCTGAACCGGGCCCGGTAAACGGGTGCGGAGCCCCGGCATACGGCCCCGCGCACAGACCACCGCACCACCCCGAGAAGGCAGACTTACACCGTGAACTGGGATGACGAGAGCGACGACCGGATCGTCGCGGCCGCGGCGGACGGCGAGGACACCGCCGTCGAGGCGGCCCTGCGGCCCAAGGACCTCGGCGAGTTCGTCGGGCAGGAGAAGGTCCGCCAGCAACTGGACCTCGTCCTGAAGGCGGCCCGTCAGCGCGGTGCCACCGCCGATCACGTGCTGCTGTCGGGTGCCCCGGGCCTGGGGAAGACCACCCTGTCCATGATCATCGCGGCCGAGATGGGCGCGCCCATCCGGATCACCTCCGGCCCCGCCATCCAGCACGCCGGCGACCTCGCGGCCATCCTCTCCTCCCTCCAGGAGGGCGAGGTGCTCTTCCTCGACGAGATCCACCGCATGTCCCGGCCCGCCGAGGAAATGCTCTACATGGCCATGGAGGACTTCCGCGTCGACGTGATCGTCGGCAAGGGCCCGGGAGCCACCGCCATCCCGCTGGAGCTGCCCCCGTTCACCCTCGTCGGGGCCACGACCCGGGCCGGTCTGCTCCCGCCCCCGCTGCGGGACCGGTTCGGCTTCACCGGCCACATGGAGTTCTACGCCCCCGAGGAGCTGGAGCGCGTCATCCACCGCTCCGCGCGGCTCCTCGACGTGGAGATCGACACCGCCGGCGCCGCCGAGATCGCCGGCCGCTCGCGCGGAACCCCCCGCATCGCCAACCGGCTGCTGCGCCGCGTCCGCGACTACGCCCAGGTCAGGGCCGACGGCGTGATCAACCGCGAGGTCGCCGGCACCGCCCTGAAGGTCTACGAGGTCGACGAGCGCGGGCTCGACCGGCTGGACCGGGCCGTCCTGGAGGCGCTCCTGAAGCTCTTCGGCGGGGGACCCGTCGGCCTGTCGACGCTCGCCGTCGCCGTCGGCGAGGAGCGGGAGACCGTGGAGGAGGTGGCCGAGCCGTTCCTCGTACGGGAAGGGCTCCTGGCCAGGACCCCGCGGGGGCGGGTCGCGACCCCGGCCGCATGGGCTCACCTGGGACTTGTCCCGCCACAGCAGGGCGGGAACGGATCAAGCGGACAACAGGGCCTCTTCGGGACCTGACGGCGCGGAGGTTCGCCCCCTCAGGAACTGCGGTGACATGCTGGGCGTTGTTCCATCGGTGCGGACTCGCCTAGACTCCGCCGATGCCGACCCTTACGGTCGGCGTACCCACCCCCCGTACAAAGGCCGTGCGCTCGTGCGGTCGATGCGAAGGACCTGCGTCCCGTGAATCTCACCTCCCTCCTTCCGTTCGTGCTGATCATCGGGGCGATGTTCCTGCTGACCCGCAGCCAGAAGAAGAAGCAGCAGCAGGCCGTGCGGATGCGCGACCAGCTGACCGCCGGCACCGGCGTCCGCACCATCGGCGGCATGTACGCCACGGTGA
Protein-coding sequences here:
- a CDS encoding glycosyltransferase family 4 protein, translated to MKIGIVCPYSWDVPGGVQFHIRDLAEHLIGLGHQVSVLAPADDETPLPPYVVSAGRAVPVPYNGSVARLNFGFLSAARVRRWLHDGVFDVVHIHEPTSPSLGLLTCWAAQGPIVATFHTSNPRSRAMLAAYPILQPALEKISARIAVSEYARRTLVEHLGGDAVVIPNGVDVDFFAKAEPNPAWSGQTLGFIGRIDEPRKGLPVLMAAFPAIVAACPDVRLLVAGRGDEEEAVASLPAELRSRVEFLGMVSDEDKARLLRSVDLYVAPNTGGESFGIILVEALSAGAAVLAADLDAFAQVLDQGAAGALFSNEDPDSLAASAIALLRDPARREELSARGSAHVRRFDWSTVAADILAVYETVTDGAAAVAEDERVPLRTRLGLSRDT
- a CDS encoding YebC/PmpR family DNA-binding transcriptional regulator is translated as MSGHSKWATTKHKKAVVDAKRGKLFAKLIKNIEVAARMGGADIDGNPTLFDAIQKAKKSSVPNKNIDSAVKRGGGLEAGGADYETIMYEGYGPNGVAVLIECLTDNRNRAASDVRVAMTRNGGSMADPGSVSYLFNRKGVVLLPKGELSEDDVLETVLEAGAEEVNDLGDQFEIISEATDMVAVRTALQGAGIDYDSADSNFLPTMQVELDEEGARKIFKLIDALEDSDDVQNVFANFDVSDEVMEKVDA
- the ruvA gene encoding Holliday junction branch migration protein RuvA, whose product is MIAFVSGPVAALAPNLAVIEVGGVGMAVHCTPNTLAGLRTGEPARLATSLVVREDSLTLYGFADDDERQVFELLQTASGVGPKLAQAMLAVHSPDALRAAVSVGDEKALMAVSGIGKKGAQKLLLDLKDKLGAPLGSSGLVGAQRAAASGPAPWSEQLSAALIGLGYAPRDAEDAVSAVTPQAEAAIAAGGAAPVPQLLRAALQSLNRAR
- the pdxS gene encoding pyridoxal 5'-phosphate synthase lyase subunit PdxS, with product MSTLPSTPQSAESAIGTSRVKRGMAEQLKGGVIMDVVNAEQAKIAEDAGAVAVMALERVPADIRKDGGVARMSDPNMIEEIIEAVSIPVMAKSRIGHFVEAQVLQSLGVDYIDESEVLTPADEVNHSDKWAFTTPFVCGATNLGEALRRIAEGAAMIRSKGEAGTGNVVEAVRHLRQIKNEIARLRGYDNNELFAAAKELRAPYELVKEVAELGKLPVVLFSAGGVATPADAALMRQLGAEGVFVGSGIFKSGDPAKRAAAIVKATTFYDDPKIIADASRNLGEAMVGINCDTLPESERYANRGW
- the ruvB gene encoding Holliday junction branch migration DNA helicase RuvB, producing the protein MNWDDESDDRIVAAAADGEDTAVEAALRPKDLGEFVGQEKVRQQLDLVLKAARQRGATADHVLLSGAPGLGKTTLSMIIAAEMGAPIRITSGPAIQHAGDLAAILSSLQEGEVLFLDEIHRMSRPAEEMLYMAMEDFRVDVIVGKGPGATAIPLELPPFTLVGATTRAGLLPPPLRDRFGFTGHMEFYAPEELERVIHRSARLLDVEIDTAGAAEIAGRSRGTPRIANRLLRRVRDYAQVRADGVINREVAGTALKVYEVDERGLDRLDRAVLEALLKLFGGGPVGLSTLAVAVGEERETVEEVAEPFLVREGLLARTPRGRVATPAAWAHLGLVPPQQGGNGSSGQQGLFGT
- the ruvC gene encoding crossover junction endodeoxyribonuclease RuvC, producing MRVLGVDPGLTRCGVGVVEGVAGRPLTMLGVGVVRTPADAELGNRLVGIEQGIEEWLDEYRPEVLAVERVFSQHNVSTVMGTAQASAVAMLCAARRGIPVALHTPSEVKAAVTGSGRADKAQVGAMVTRLLRLSAPPKPADAADALALAICHIWRAPAQNRLQQAVNRHASALKGRTT
- the pdxT gene encoding pyridoxal 5'-phosphate synthase glutaminase subunit PdxT, giving the protein MTNTPVVGVLALQGDVREHLIALASADAVARPVRRPEELAEVDALVIPGGESTTMSKLAVLFGMLEPLRERVRAGMPVYGTCAGMIMLADKLLDGREDQETLGGIDMIVRRNAFGRQNESFEAQVDFAGIEGGPVEGVFIRAPWVESVGGAAEVLATYDGHTVAVRQGNVLATSFHPELTGDDRVHAYFVDMVRAGL